The Streptococcus sanguinis genomic sequence GCCTTGAATTCCTGGGAAGATAGCTGAGTTGATCTTCTTAGCCAATTCTTCATCATTTGTCAAGATCAAGCCGCCGCGAGGGCCACGCAAGGTCTTGTGGGTCGTCGTGGTTGTGATATCCGCATAAGGCACAGGGCTAGGATGGAGGCCAGCAGCAACCAAACCAGCGATGTGAGCCATATCTACCATAAGCTTGGCACCCACTGCATCAGCGATTTCACGGAATTTTGAAAAGTCGATGATGTGAGAATAGGCTGAAGCCCCTGCCACAATCAGCTTAGGCTGAACTTCTTTGGCTTGCTGGAGGATAGCATCAAAGTCCAGTAATTCTGTTTCGGGATCTACGCTATAAGATACAAAATTATAGGTTTGCCCAGAGAAGCTGACTGATGCACCGTGTGTCAAATGACCACCTGCAGACAAATCCATACCCATAACTGTATCACCTGGCTCAATCAAAGCCATATAAGCTGCACAATTTGCCTGACTGCCTGAGTGAGGTTGTACATTGGCAAACTTGGCACCAAAGATTTCCTTGGCGCGTTCAATTGCCAGACTCTCAATCACATCCACTACATCTGTCCCACCATAGTAACGGCGACCTGGGTAGCCCTCAGCGTACTTATTTGTCAAAATAGAACCTTGAGCAGCCATGACAGCTTTTGAAACGACGTTTTCTGAAGCAATCAGCTCAATGTTATGTTGCTGACGTTCTTCTTCTTTAGCAACTGCTTCCCAAATCTCTGGGTCAAATGCTTTGTAGTCTTCTTGGTCAAAAATCATAAGGTGTCTCCCTTCTTTTGCGAAAATAGGACCTTAGGTCCTAAAAGTTAAAATTTTATATCATTTACTTGGGCGAGAATATCCTCGCGAGTGATTGCCCCTTGGCGTAAAATAAGAGCCTTTTCTCCAGACAAGTCTAGAATAGTTGAATCCTGACCTGTCAAAGATGCATCATCTTCTACACCTGAGATCTCTTCTTGAAAATCCATCATAATCTGCTGGAAAGAAGTTCCACTAGCTTTTCCAGAAAGATTGGCGGATGGACCAATCAAGGGACCGTACTTCCGAATCAAGTCCAGGGTAACTGGATGATTAGGAATCCGAAAACCCACGGTTTCCATAGCTGAGTTTATCCAAGCTGGCACTCGGTCATTGGCCTGGAGGATAATAGTCAGCGGCCCAGGCAGAAATGTTTGATAGAGTTTATCCAGATAACTGGGCTGGTTCTTGGAAAAAGCATATATTTCTTCCAAGCTAGCAACATTGAGATTAAGAGCCTTGTCACGAGGTCTTCGTTTTAATTCGTAGACTCGCTCAACTGCCTCTTCATTCAAAGCCTGGGCAAAGAGGCCATACACTGTTTCCGTGGGCAGGACAACTGCTCCGCCTGCTGCCAGAGTCTTTTCTATCTTATCCATTGTCAACCGCCACCATTCTATCTTTGCCAAATTGATCTTTCAAGACTCGGATTCGTTTTTGAGGAAAAGATTTTTTCAATAACTCCCTGACACCGTCTCCTTGCTTGTATCCAATTTCCAGATAGATTTTTCCTTTATCTGTCAGATAGTCCCCTGCTTGCTCAGCTATTTTCCGATAGACGGCATAGCCATCTTCCTCAGCAAAGAGGGCCATGTGAGGTTCTGAGGTCAAAACATTAAGTCCAACCTCATCCTTATCCGCTTCAGAAATATAGGGCGGGTTAGAGACGATAATGTCAAATTTTCCACTAATAGCATCCAAGCAATTAGATTGGACAAAAGTAAGGTTAAGTCCGCAGGACTGAGCGTTTTCTGCTGCCAAGGCAAGAGCATCGCCAGAGAGATCAGATGCAGTAATCTGCCAGTCTGAACGGCTGTTTGCCAGTGCCAGAGCAATGGCTCCGCTACCCGTTCCGATATCCAAGACAGACTGAGAACTTTCGGGATTTTCTGACAAAATCAGCTCCACCAGCTCCTCCGTCTCAGGCCTTGGAATCAACACACGCTCATCAACCTTGAGACTCAAACCTAGAAAGTCACTGCTGCCAATGATATACTGAGCCGGCTTATGGGCAAGCAGCTGCTCTTGAATTGCTTTTAGCTGTTTACGGTCTTCCTGGCTGACTTCTGTCCGAAGTTTGAGAACAAAGTCGGTAAAGGAGAGCTTATTGAGAGCTCGATAAACGAAAGACAGGCTTTCTGCTTCTTCTCCCGCTGCTACTAACTCCTGCTCTAGCTCCGCCAAATATTGAGCCAATGTCATTATTTATTCAGCTCTTCTAGTTTTTGCGTTTGGTCATAGAGAACCAGAGCGTCAACGACTTCATCCAGTTTGCCAGCTAAAATCGTGTCCAGCTTTTGCAAGGTCAAGCCGATACGGTGATCTGTCACTCGATTTTGCGGAAAATTATAGGTGCGAATCCGCTCTGAGCGATCACCTGTACCAATTGTGGACTTGCGCTCTGCATCCTGCTCATCTTGAGCTATTTGAGCAAAGTGGTCTGCTACACGAGCTCGGATGATTTTCATAGCCTTATCCCGGTTCTTCTGCTGAGTACGCTCTTCCTGCATTTCAACCTTGATATTGGTAGGCAGATGGACGATACGAACAGCAGTTGCAACCTTATTGACGTTCTGTCCGCCAGCACCAGATGCATGGTAGATGTCAATACGAAGATCTTTAGGATCAATGTCGTATTCTACTTCTTCGATTTCTGGCATCACCAAGACAGTTGCTGTTGAGGTGTGAACGCGACCTTGGCTTTCGGTTACAGGAACCCGCTGTACGCGGTGAGCGCCAGATTCATACTTAAGCTTTGAGTAGACCGACTGACCTGAGACCATAGCGACCACTTCCTTGATCCCGCCTACACCATTATAAGAGGCCTCCATGACTTCGAAGCGCCAGCCTTGGCTTTCAGCATATTTTTGATACATCTGCAAGAGGTCTCCTGCAAACAACTGCGCCTCGTCTCCTCCTGCAGCCCCGCGGATTTCAAGGATAATATTCTTATCATCGTTTGGATCCTTCGGTAAAAGGAGGATTTTTAGTTTTTCCTCGTATTCCTCTTTTTCAGCCTTGGCATCTTTAAGCTCTTGCTTAGCCATTTCTTCCAAGTCAGCATCACCAGAGGCGTCTTTTATCATTTCTTCAGCGTCTGTGATGTTTTGCAGGACTTTTTTATACTCGCGGTATGCCGTCACTGTATCTCGGGTGCTGGCTTCTTCCTTAGAAAGATCCATAAAACGCTTGGTATCGCTGACCACATCTGGGTCGCTTAGGAGTTCACCAAGCTCTTCGTAGCGATCTTCAACCGCTTGTAACTGTTCATAGATGTTCATAGATTTTTCATCATCTCCTTTTTTCTATCGTTGGATTACTTAATATCGGGGTTAAAATAGTGCTTTCGGCAGACTGAGATATAGGTCTCGTGGCCGCCAATTTTAATCTGCTCTCCGTCATAAACCGGCTTTCCGTTATCAGTCCGTAAAACCATGGTAGCCTTACGAGAGCAATATTGACAAATCGTTTTAATCTCCTCAATCTTGTCAGCCAAGAGCAAGAGGTGCTTGGAGCCTTCAAAAAGTTCATTGCGAAAATCGTTCTTCAGACCAAAAGCCATAACCGGAACATCCAGCTCATCCACCACTCTAGCCAAATCATAGACATGATGGCGTTTCAAGAACTGAGCCTCATCAATCAAAACGCAATAAGGTTTTTCAGGCAGTTGCTGGATATAGCCAAAAATATCCGTCTGGTCTTCAATAGCCAGAGCATTCCGCTTCATG encodes the following:
- a CDS encoding L-threonylcarbamoyladenylate synthase, with amino-acid sequence MDKIEKTLAAGGAVVLPTETVYGLFAQALNEEAVERVYELKRRPRDKALNLNVASLEEIYAFSKNQPSYLDKLYQTFLPGPLTIILQANDRVPAWINSAMETVGFRIPNHPVTLDLIRKYGPLIGPSANLSGKASGTSFQQIMMDFQEEISGVEDDASLTGQDSTILDLSGEKALILRQGAITREDILAQVNDIKF
- the prfA gene encoding peptide chain release factor 1, which gives rise to MNIYEQLQAVEDRYEELGELLSDPDVVSDTKRFMDLSKEEASTRDTVTAYREYKKVLQNITDAEEMIKDASGDADLEEMAKQELKDAKAEKEEYEEKLKILLLPKDPNDDKNIILEIRGAAGGDEAQLFAGDLLQMYQKYAESQGWRFEVMEASYNGVGGIKEVVAMVSGQSVYSKLKYESGAHRVQRVPVTESQGRVHTSTATVLVMPEIEEVEYDIDPKDLRIDIYHASGAGGQNVNKVATAVRIVHLPTNIKVEMQEERTQQKNRDKAMKIIRARVADHFAQIAQDEQDAERKSTIGTGDRSERIRTYNFPQNRVTDHRIGLTLQKLDTILAGKLDEVVDALVLYDQTQKLEELNK
- a CDS encoding thymidine kinase; the encoded protein is MAQLYYKYGTMNSGKTIEILKVAHNYEEQGKSVVIMTSAVDTRDGFGVVSSRIGMKRNALAIEDQTDIFGYIQQLPEKPYCVLIDEAQFLKRHHVYDLARVVDELDVPVMAFGLKNDFRNELFEGSKHLLLLADKIEEIKTICQYCSRKATMVLRTDNGKPVYDGEQIKIGGHETYISVCRKHYFNPDIK
- the glyA gene encoding serine hydroxymethyltransferase yields the protein MIFDQEDYKAFDPEIWEAVAKEEERQQHNIELIASENVVSKAVMAAQGSILTNKYAEGYPGRRYYGGTDVVDVIESLAIERAKEIFGAKFANVQPHSGSQANCAAYMALIEPGDTVMGMDLSAGGHLTHGASVSFSGQTYNFVSYSVDPETELLDFDAILQQAKEVQPKLIVAGASAYSHIIDFSKFREIADAVGAKLMVDMAHIAGLVAAGLHPSPVPYADITTTTTHKTLRGPRGGLILTNDEELAKKINSAIFPGIQGGPLEHVIAAKAVAFKEVLDPAFKVYAQQILDNAQAMAQVFRQHDKFRVISDGTENHLFLVDVTKVVENGKVAQNLLDEVNITLNKNSIPYETLSPFKTSGIRIGTAAIAARGFGVTESIKVAELIIKALENAENEAVLNQVRAEVRELTDAFPLYEGLN
- the prmC gene encoding peptide chain release factor N(5)-glutamine methyltransferase, with protein sequence MTLAQYLAELEQELVAAGEEAESLSFVYRALNKLSFTDFVLKLRTEVSQEDRKQLKAIQEQLLAHKPAQYIIGSSDFLGLSLKVDERVLIPRPETEELVELILSENPESSQSVLDIGTGSGAIALALANSRSDWQITASDLSGDALALAAENAQSCGLNLTFVQSNCLDAISGKFDIIVSNPPYISEADKDEVGLNVLTSEPHMALFAEEDGYAVYRKIAEQAGDYLTDKGKIYLEIGYKQGDGVRELLKKSFPQKRIRVLKDQFGKDRMVAVDNG